The Perca fluviatilis chromosome 17, GENO_Pfluv_1.0, whole genome shotgun sequence region AATATTTATCACTCAATCAATATGTATCACTCAATCAATATTTATCACTCAATCAATATTTATCACTCAATCAATATGTATCACTCAATCAATATTTATCACTCAATCAATATTTATCACTCAATCAATCATAATTTATCACTCAATCAATATGTATCACTCAATCAATATTTATCACTCAATCAATATTTATCACTCAATCAATATTTATCACTCAATCAATATGTATCACTCAATCAATCATAATTTATCACTCAATCAATATGTATCACTCAATCAATCATAATTTATCACTCAATCAATATTTATCACTCAATCAATCATAATTTATCACTCAATCAATATTTATCACTCAATCAATCATAATTTATCACTCAATCAATATTTATCACTCAATCAATCATAATTTATCACTCAATCAATATTTATCACTCAATCAATCATAATTTATCACTCAATCAATATTTATCACTCAATCAATCATAATTTATCACTCAATCAATATTTATCACTCAATCAATATTTATCACTCAATCAATATTTATCACTCAATATTTATTACTCAATCAATTTATTACTCAATCAATATTGATCACTCTATTAATATTTATCAAACTACTCCAACAAGTATCCCGATGCTGTTACATAAAACCCAAATATTCACCCAGAGTCACTCAGATCAAACTTGAACTATTCCATCAAAAGTACCTtattaatatgttttttatttttggtaaaTTGGATTTTTTAATTCAAGAAACAGCTTCACCATATCACTATTTACCAGCTCCATCCACCAGATTCCCAGCCCTAAAATGTACTTCCTATCACTCACTATCAGGGTCACAGGCAGGATCACGGGGACGGGGACGCTTAACGGAGCAAGCATCAGTTTGATTAATAAGACCTTTAAATAGTTCACTGGCCTCTTTATGTATAAAGCACAGTGCCCCCCCCGGCCTTTTGTATTGGCTGAGGGCTCTATTTACATCAGCGATACAGATCAAAAGGGGAAACTTATTTTTAATTGTATCTGTAGCTACACACCACTTGGAATGATCATTACCAGACCCCCAAGTACCCAGATTAGTTTTTACAGATTCAATATTGATCACTTGATGTTGATTTGTTACGCAGTATGGTTCGTCTTGTTTGCAGGGCCAGGTCTGGACTCTCACATTAGTCTGGTATTCCTTTGCAATAGTGACATAAAGATCTCCTTCTGCAAGAACAACAACATATGAGTCATGTTACAGAAACTGATCACATCCTGACAGTTCAATGCTGTTATTGATATTACACAGAAGAATATAAAGtaagaacaaaataaaatgactgAGAAGAATAACATTTTCTTACCAAATCTTTTTGGGTCGGTGTCCATTATCGTGtctacacaaaaaaacaaacaggagaATAGTCAGTGAGTGTAATCTTCTTCACATGTGAGGCAGGTTTTCCTGACATTTACAGACAGTTATTTAGACTAAAAACCTTTCTAATGTTATATGAACACACAGAGTCTCTTTAATAAGAACATTTGGGAGGTTTCCTTTCTGAAGACTGTTGAAGCATGAAGTCAGTGATCTTCAGCAGCTCcacacatttaaatgtaaccagtTCTAACCAGTTCCAGGCTGTCATCAATCACTGTGATAAACATACTGATGTTAAACTACAGTAGAAGGTTCTCTCAGCCAGTTTACATAACATTTGATTTCCACAGTAAAAATGTCTCTTTTCTTTGGAACTTTGTCTTTACTAAAGCCTGGttcagacggcaggataattcggccgattttagccccgattcCTCCCTCCCGACAATCctaaggatgctccgattatcataaaataatcagatcagatattcctgctgtgtgtggtgtgttaagactgctctcgtctgctcggaaggacgtcggaccgctccgatctcaaatcggggatatccaacatgttggatgtttttggcccgatttctcctcgtgtgtggtgtccctcggggacaaacgagcacgcagcctgtgGACTGTGGCATGTGGCCAATCAGAAAGCGAGGCAGCGAGGAAAGCacctgggaatgctcgggagtcaaataagtttgtgtgtgatgtgttgattttgccgtgtgctgcgcaccacacactgtacgaccaaaactgttagacccgGGATTTTTCATCactctcaggattggaaaatcggcccacaattttaaaatcggcccacaattttaaaatcggcccacaattttaaaatcggcccacaattttaaaatcggcccgtgtgaaccaggcttaagTTATGTAATCTGACCCAAACCATCAAGCAGATATCTTACTTGCAATTTTGTATTTAGCAAAGCTATGAAACGGTGTTCTTCCTGCTGATGTCAGGTCCTGAGTTCTGACTCCATTTAGTCTTTCCTTCCTGATGTTATTTCCAGTCCTCCTAAGTTTCTGAAGGCTTTCATAGAAGTTGTTTGGAATATGATCTTCAAATGTGAAAGCATTGATGTCCAGCAGATGTTCACCTTCAAATAGTACAACAAGACAACATTAACATCATATTCAAATCAACCACTAAGACCCTAAATATAAAGatgtaactaataacattacctaTCATGTTGAACTCTTCATAGTTGAATGTTACACAGATAAACGTCTGAGCATTCTTTACTCCGCTGGGTGGGTAGAAATTATTTTGATCTCTTAGGAAAGGGAACTGTGGTACGCTGTGTAAGAGCCAGACTCCTGTGGTTTTATTCATCATCACAACTCCTGAAACATCAACAGATAGACAACTATTGGCCGATGATTGTTTAAAGTCCTAATATGTGATTTCCCGACTGTTTTAATATCTTCAAACTAACAGATGATAGACTGAGCTCTGTCGCTGCTCTGATAGTTTGATTTAGTTCACTATAATTCATCATATGATCTGATGTAAACACAGATCTCATTTAAATGATTCAAAGACATAAGCTGGAGGAGTTGAACAAACAGGAGTCACAGATCACTGATAAGATAATAGAGATGTGATGTCATTACACAGTGACAGATGATGTTTGGCTGTCGGCTACAAACATATTCACACTGAGCAGATTCTTATGGAGGACCTCCAGGGTGAAATagagcatttctttatttaatatttttcttcGGGGTCGAAGGCCCTATTCATCTTATGTTTTCTCTtcttattagggcccgagcaccgacAGCGTACCTAAAACCTCAGTGCGTGAAGTGCGAGGACTCGTTCCTTgttgcttgcagctttaatttgcaTTGTCTTTCCAACCAGCACCGGGCCTTAAATGATCAGAGAAAGCCTAAATTaaaggggaaattacattttgaatcaGATTTTGAATTGGATAAGAAAAGGCAGCAAGGAAATGGATTTGAAAACGGGGAAAGAAATGGTCCTTTTAAATGCCTTTTaaaagctatttttttatttagtaatttattaatgtaatgtaaagttatgtatttattaactGTTTTAAAGATTAACTTTAAAACTCTTTCCTTACTTCCACTATTAGTTTTTTCCTATTGCTTACACACTTTTTGCAGAATTTGGCTCATTATATCGAAACTCTACTCACAAGCCAATCAGAGATAGCATTTGGAGATTAACAACTCACATCTAttccaaaatgaaacactgcaatcAAAATGTAACACTCCTTCCTAAAAATGAAATTCTTGCAACAAAACCATACACACAAGCACTATTTGAATTACTCATTCATATCACCAGCATCACACTGATGGGCTTTATAGA contains the following coding sequences:
- the LOC120545291 gene encoding deoxyribonuclease-2-beta-like isoform X2 — protein: MNQWTGVIFILPTPVTCPRYIIYKAPKLNNIGTTGLEYIYIDPNGKKKETLTTDLTYKPINHPNGVLANTLRPIFTTSMTDNFGFISYSDQPPGCNAQDKFGHSKGVVMMNKTTGVWLLHSVPQFPFLRDQNNFYPPSGVKNAQTFICVTFNYEEFNMIGEHLLDINAFTFEDHIPNNFYESLQKLRRTGNNIRKERLNGVRTQDLTSAGRTPFHSFAKYKIANTIMDTDPKRFEGDLYVTIAKEYQTNVRVQTWPCKQDEPYCVTNQHQVINIESVKTNLGTWGSGNDHSKWCVATDTIKNKFPLLICIADVNRALSQYKRPGGALCFIHKEASELFKGLINQTDACSVKRPRPRDPACDPDSE
- the LOC120545291 gene encoding deoxyribonuclease-2-beta-like isoform X1, with translation MWRIFLTICLLCWSADGQVREVRCRNESDEPVDWYIIYKAPKLNNIGTTGLEYIYIDPNGKKKETLTTDLTYKPINHPNGVLANTLRPIFTTSMTDNFGFISYSDQPPGCNAQDKFGHSKGVVMMNKTTGVWLLHSVPQFPFLRDQNNFYPPSGVKNAQTFICVTFNYEEFNMIGEHLLDINAFTFEDHIPNNFYESLQKLRRTGNNIRKERLNGVRTQDLTSAGRTPFHSFAKYKIANTIMDTDPKRFEGDLYVTIAKEYQTNVRVQTWPCKQDEPYCVTNQHQVINIESVKTNLGTWGSGNDHSKWCVATDTIKNKFPLLICIADVNRALSQYKRPGGALCFIHKEASELFKGLINQTDACSVKRPRPRDPACDPDSE